A window of Deltaproteobacteria bacterium contains these coding sequences:
- the lsrF gene encoding 3-hydroxy-5-phosphonooxypentane-2,4-dione thiolase produces the protein MDWGMKNRMSQLIQSDGHCFFLPIDHGYFQGPTRMLEKPGETIKPLLPYCDALFVTRGVLRSCIDPTNSKPIILRVSGGTSVIGKDLANEGITTSVQDAIRLNVAAVGLSIFVGSDYEHDSLLNLANLVNECEEYGIPVMAVTAVGKELEKRDARYLALCSRIAAELGASVVKTYWCEDFDRVVNGCPVPVVMAGGPKCETELEVLEFVYDGMQRGAVGVNLGRNVWQNEHPVAMARALRAIIHENATVKEAHNLFKSVKSGER, from the coding sequence ATGGATTGGGGAATGAAAAACCGTATGTCGCAACTGATCCAATCTGATGGCCACTGTTTCTTTTTACCAATAGATCATGGATATTTTCAAGGACCCACCCGTATGTTGGAGAAACCAGGCGAAACAATCAAACCACTTCTGCCGTATTGTGACGCCCTTTTTGTTACCAGAGGTGTATTGCGATCGTGTATAGATCCCACTAACAGCAAACCGATCATCCTCAGAGTATCCGGCGGTACCAGCGTCATTGGAAAAGACCTGGCTAACGAGGGAATTACTACCTCTGTGCAAGACGCTATTCGCCTTAATGTGGCTGCTGTGGGTCTCTCCATCTTTGTCGGCAGCGATTACGAACATGATTCGCTGTTAAATCTGGCGAATCTTGTGAATGAATGCGAAGAGTATGGCATTCCAGTCATGGCGGTTACCGCTGTGGGCAAAGAACTGGAGAAAAGGGATGCCCGCTACCTGGCCTTGTGCTCTCGCATTGCTGCCGAACTGGGCGCCAGCGTGGTGAAGACCTACTGGTGCGAAGACTTTGACAGAGTTGTAAATGGTTGTCCTGTTCCCGTGGTCATGGCGGGTGGTCCCAAGTGTGAGACAGAGCTTGAGGTACTCGAATTTGTCTATGATGGTATGCAGAGAGGGGCCGTAGGTGTGAACCTGGGCCGGAACGTCTGGCAAAATGAACACCCAGTGGCCATGGCCAGGGCTTTGCGGGCCATAATCCACGAGAACGCTACTGTTAAAGAGGCTCACAACCTGTTCAAAAGCGTTAAAAGTGGCGAACGGTAG
- a CDS encoding zinc-dependent dehydrogenase produces MYYNNTDVRLEEMPTPQIGPGELLVKVMASGICGSDVMEWYRIKRAPLVLGHEITGEIVEVGEGVERYKVGDRVFVSHHVPCNTCRYCLNGHHTVCETLRNTNYDPGGFAEYLRVPQINVDRGVFLLPDEVSFEDGAFIEPLACVVRGQRLARLHPGQTVLVLGSGISGLLHVALARASGAGRIVATDINEYRLDAAQRFGADVVIHAEEDVPACLRQANQDRLADPVIVCTGALPALIQALQSVDRGGTVLFFAPKEPGVDLPVPFNDFWRNGITLMPSYAGSPLDITVAIELIRARRVPVHEMITHRLGLAETGLGFQLVAEARESIKVIIEPHR; encoded by the coding sequence ATGTATTACAACAACACAGACGTGCGGTTGGAGGAGATGCCAACGCCGCAGATTGGCCCTGGCGAGTTATTGGTCAAGGTGATGGCCAGCGGCATCTGTGGCAGCGATGTGATGGAATGGTATCGCATCAAAAGGGCTCCTCTGGTACTAGGTCACGAGATCACGGGAGAGATTGTCGAAGTTGGGGAGGGCGTGGAACGCTACAAGGTCGGTGACAGGGTCTTCGTCTCCCACCACGTCCCTTGCAATACATGCCGTTACTGCCTAAACGGTCATCATACGGTCTGCGAGACCCTACGCAACACCAATTACGATCCCGGTGGCTTTGCCGAATACCTGCGTGTGCCACAGATCAACGTGGACCGGGGTGTATTCCTGCTGCCTGATGAGGTATCGTTCGAGGATGGGGCATTTATCGAGCCGCTGGCCTGCGTCGTGCGCGGGCAGAGGTTGGCGCGCCTGCATCCGGGGCAAACTGTCCTCGTCCTCGGCAGCGGCATTTCCGGGCTACTTCACGTGGCCCTGGCCCGCGCCTCAGGTGCCGGGCGAATAGTGGCCACGGACATCAACGAATATCGCCTGGATGCAGCGCAGCGCTTTGGGGCCGATGTTGTGATCCACGCCGAAGAAGATGTGCCTGCCTGCCTGCGCCAGGCCAACCAAGATAGGCTGGCCGACCCAGTGATCGTTTGTACTGGAGCCCTTCCTGCTCTTATCCAGGCCTTGCAATCTGTGGATCGCGGAGGGACTGTGCTGTTCTTTGCACCAAAAGAGCCAGGCGTGGACCTTCCTGTCCCTTTTAACGATTTCTGGCGCAACGGTATCACACTGATGCCCTCCTATGCTGGCAGCCCCCTGGACATCACAGTAGCCATAGAATTGATCCGTGCCCGCAGGGTGCCTGTGCATGAAATGATCACCCATCGGTTGGGTCTAGCAGAGACAGGTCTGGGCTTCCAACTGGTCGCCGAGGCCAGGGAATCCATCAAGGTGATCATCGAGCCGCATAGATAA